A genomic window from Salvelinus namaycush isolate Seneca chromosome 5, SaNama_1.0, whole genome shotgun sequence includes:
- the LOC120047742 gene encoding ictacalcin-like encodes MSQVQQSMALLISAFHKYSGKEGDKTTLSKGELKDLLNAELGDVMGKNTDQAKVDKIFKDLDADSDGSVDFQEYVTLVACLTMMCNEFFTKK; translated from the exons ATGTCACAGGTCCAGCAGTCTATGGCATTGCTCATCTCAGCCTTCCACAAGTACTCTGGCAAGGAGGGCGACAAGACGACCCTGAGCAAGGGAGAACTCAAAGATCTGCTCAACGCAGAGCTTGGAGATGTCATGGGG AAAAACACTGACCAGGCAAAGGTTGACAAGATCTTCAAAGATCTGGACGCTGACTCAGATGGCAGTGTGGACTTCCAGGAGTACGTCACACTGGTGGCCTGCCTCACCATGATGTGCAATGAGTTCTTCACCAAGAAGTGA
- the LOC120047743 gene encoding ictacalcin-like, with protein sequence MSQVQQSMALLISAFHKYSGKEGDKTTLSKGELKDLLNAELGDVMGKNTDQAKVDKIFKDLDANADGSVDFQEYVTLVACLTMMCNEFFTKK encoded by the exons ATGTCACAGGTCCAGCAGTCTATGGCATTGCTCATCTCAGCCTTCCACAAGTACTCTGGCAAGGAGGGCGACAAGACGACCCTGAGCAAGGGAGAACTCAAAGATCTGCTCAACGCAGAGCTTGGAGATGTCATGGGG AAAAACACTGACCAGGCAAAGGTTGACAAGATCTTCAAAGATCTGGACGCAAACGCAGATGGCAGTGTGGACTTCCAGGAGTACGTCACACTGGTGGCCTGCCTCACCATGATGTGCAATGAGTTCTTCACCAAGAAGTGA